From the genome of Scytonema hofmannii PCC 7110, one region includes:
- a CDS encoding bestrophin family ion channel, protein MCCFALPFQMVKDLHWWTIPVVGVVAFALFGIEAIGLEIENPFGYDTNDIPLDNLCRKLHSDIEKLIASREDEN, encoded by the coding sequence TTGTGTTGTTTTGCCCTGCCTTTTCAAATGGTAAAGGATTTGCATTGGTGGACAATTCCAGTTGTTGGTGTTGTTGCTTTTGCATTGTTTGGCATTGAAGCCATTGGTTTAGAAATTGAGAATCCGTTTGGTTACGATACAAATGATATTCCTTTAGACAATCTTTGTCGCAAACTGCACAGCGACATTGAGAAGTTAATTGCTTCTCGTGAAGATGAGAATTAA
- the crcB gene encoding fluoride efflux transporter CrcB, whose amino-acid sequence MLQNVTLFSVLAIAIGAVPGALSRYYLTEFCKRAIGTNFPYGTFIINFTGCLLMGFFFTLFKGIKGFPPEIDLLVRTGFLGAYTTFSTYGYDTLTLWRNGKQGATIFYWAGSAMLAVIGIVLGSYLAKGIVG is encoded by the coding sequence TTGCTGCAGAATGTTACTTTGTTCAGTGTGCTTGCGATCGCTATTGGTGCGGTTCCTGGTGCTTTGAGTCGCTATTATCTAACTGAGTTTTGTAAAAGAGCCATAGGTACAAACTTTCCTTACGGCACTTTTATTATCAATTTCACAGGCTGTTTACTAATGGGCTTTTTCTTCACCTTATTTAAGGGGATTAAAGGATTTCCCCCTGAGATAGATTTGTTGGTAAGAACTGGTTTCTTGGGTGCTTATACAACCTTCTCAACCTACGGATACGATACATTGACGCTGTGGCGAAATGGCAAGCAGGGAGCCACCATTTTTTACTGGGCAGGCAGTGCAATGTTAGCAGTCATTGGTATTGTATTAGGTAGCTATTTAGCGAAGGGAATTGTGGGATAA
- a CDS encoding mechanosensitive ion channel family protein → MIDNLRETLNFATLLLQLSLLMVGQFGSFLSSLVTWAIVVFLIYITLFYGLRLFFRRREREIAIVALNVSQVPLLTILILSALKISMLSFGNAQFIPLFEKVLSALIVAAASYWSAQLFTQVIAYYLKKYAQNTEAMWDDVLVPLLETTLPLLIYIIGGFLFLQSLGLDLTGLWVAFGGATFVLGFALKDILANFFSGLVLLIDTPFQFGDVISLSDGSVAVIKKIGVRLTKLLLIDTNCEIYIPNGSLESQKIINLSRPAPHYCYSLSVPLRVDVELGQAISILKEVVLAHPDTLGNIDCKLQVMDNYYKFEKETEFDERRRLKKETGRERLLAEKKVNKILEEINQKLRDLSEKIKILEKDGLDIEERRNIQNNYLDIIKEIGLEVVGDRQGKRRLFTIKELAEEDTLINSVRTWYKTWLKDPDLTEEDPDNLQEEWERKIELLKLRVDKLYQNISQHKVDERKLDDYVLELANWLNERFKSPQPLSQAPKIWMEKIKENMTQQVASVEYIVRFFVDNIKLEQCQRGYRVKSEVQGEVIRQLRQSYLYR, encoded by the coding sequence ATGATAGATAATTTGAGAGAAACCTTAAACTTTGCAACTCTCTTACTACAACTTTCGCTGCTTATGGTGGGTCAATTCGGTTCTTTTCTATCGAGCCTAGTCACTTGGGCAATTGTCGTTTTCTTAATATACATAACCCTGTTCTATGGGTTGCGTCTATTCTTTCGCCGCCGGGAAAGGGAGATTGCCATTGTTGCTTTGAATGTTTCACAGGTTCCGCTGCTAACAATTCTCATTCTTAGCGCTTTGAAAATCTCGATGCTGAGTTTTGGGAACGCTCAGTTCATTCCTTTATTTGAGAAAGTGTTATCGGCTTTAATTGTCGCGGCTGCTAGTTATTGGAGCGCTCAACTATTTACTCAAGTTATTGCTTACTACTTGAAAAAATACGCCCAAAATACTGAGGCTATGTGGGATGATGTCTTAGTACCACTGCTAGAAACTACCTTACCACTGCTCATTTACATAATTGGAGGCTTTTTGTTTTTACAGTCTTTAGGACTGGATTTAACTGGACTGTGGGTGGCATTTGGGGGCGCTACGTTTGTGCTAGGTTTTGCACTGAAGGATATTTTGGCAAACTTCTTTAGCGGCTTAGTCCTGTTGATTGATACACCCTTTCAGTTTGGGGATGTCATTAGCCTATCAGATGGCTCAGTCGCGGTGATTAAAAAGATAGGTGTGCGCTTAACTAAATTGCTGCTAATTGATACCAATTGTGAAATCTATATTCCCAACGGAAGTTTGGAAAGTCAAAAGATCATCAATCTGAGTCGTCCGGCTCCGCACTACTGCTATTCACTCAGCGTTCCTTTACGAGTAGATGTAGAGCTAGGTCAAGCCATAAGTATTCTCAAAGAAGTTGTCCTAGCTCATCCAGATACACTAGGAAATATCGATTGCAAGCTTCAAGTTATGGATAACTATTATAAATTCGAGAAAGAGACAGAGTTCGATGAACGCAGACGCTTAAAGAAAGAAACTGGACGAGAACGCCTATTGGCGGAAAAGAAAGTCAACAAAATTCTCGAAGAAATCAACCAAAAACTCAGAGATTTGAGCGAGAAAATCAAGATTCTAGAAAAGGATGGATTGGACATAGAGGAAAGGCGAAATATTCAAAACAATTATCTAGATATTATCAAAGAAATTGGGTTAGAGGTGGTAGGCGATCGCCAAGGCAAGCGAAGATTATTTACAATAAAAGAATTAGCAGAAGAAGATACGCTCATTAATTCAGTGAGAACATGGTATAAAACATGGCTAAAAGACCCAGATTTGACAGAGGAAGATCCCGATAATTTACAAGAAGAATGGGAGAGAAAAATTGAATTGCTGAAGCTAAGAGTTGATAAGTTGTATCAGAATATTTCCCAACATAAAGTTGATGAAAGGAAACTGGACGACTATGTCTTAGAATTAGCTAATTGGCTTAACGAAAGGTTCAAAAGCCCCCAACCGTTGTCGCAAGCTCCAAAAATTTGGATGGAGAAAATAAAGGAGAACATGACTCAACAAGTCGCATCAGTGGAATATATTGTTAGGTTCTTCGTAGACAATATTAAATTGGAACAATGTCAGCGTGGTTATCGGGTCAAAAGCGAAGTGCAAGGTGAAGTTATTCGGCAGTTGCGGCAATCCTACTTGTATCGATAA
- the crcB gene encoding fluoride efflux transporter CrcB → MQNTFIRTVIAIALGAIPGALGRYFITEFTKAMIGKDLSYYGTFFINVTGCFIIALFYTLNEQKLENFSPEIRLVIATGFCGAYTTFSTYGLETFTQIDKGNTTVALIYWLASMLVGMLGVQLGVTLGKLNSKSSVAD, encoded by the coding sequence ATGCAAAACACTTTTATTCGCACTGTCATAGCGATCGCTCTAGGTGCTATTCCAGGTGCTTTAGGACGCTACTTTATAACTGAATTTACCAAAGCAATGATTGGTAAAGATTTGTCCTACTATGGCACGTTTTTTATTAATGTAACAGGCTGTTTTATTATTGCTTTGTTTTACACTTTAAACGAACAAAAGTTAGAAAATTTTTCACCTGAAATTCGGTTAGTGATCGCAACTGGTTTTTGTGGTGCCTACACCACTTTTTCGACTTACGGATTAGAGACTTTTACCCAAATAGATAAAGGCAACACAACAGTAGCTTTAATCTATTGGTTAGCCAGCATGCTAGTTGGGATGCTTGGTGTGCAATTGGGTGTAACATTAGGTAAGCTTAATTCTAAATCTAGCGTTGCTGATTAA
- a CDS encoding serine hydrolase, whose protein sequence is MYQYIISFLVIILLTINLIFPPLALAESQLQTLFLAQIQTPEQSISSKAALEKLFISKKIKSEWFTSEFLAQVSIAQIRQIIAGLKKQLGNYQGIQNNAKDYLVLFSQASVPTKIVLNTKGQISGLLFQPPQAKVISLEKAIAQFKALPGQVSFLVQENKTTKAALNTTTPLAVGSAFKLAVLQALKSEIASGKRTWKDIVQLQPSEKSLPSGMLQTWPDGSYLTVQTLAALMISMSDNTATDVLINLLGRQEIESVSPRNRPFLTTREIFILKGFRNRDLLKRYQTSNESQRRAILKDIVNKPLPDVNEFVGTNPVALDVEWFFTAEELCKLMGQVADLPLMSINPGVANAENWQQVAYKGGSEPGVLNLTTWLQAKNGKNYCVVATVNNSKTSIEESKFMALYSGVLAKLAANN, encoded by the coding sequence ATGTATCAATATATTATCAGTTTTTTAGTTATTATCTTACTAACGATAAACCTAATATTTCCTCCATTAGCGTTAGCAGAGAGTCAGCTTCAAACACTATTCTTAGCTCAGATACAAACCCCAGAACAATCAATTTCTTCCAAAGCAGCTTTAGAAAAATTATTTATTAGCAAAAAAATAAAATCTGAGTGGTTTACATCAGAATTTTTAGCTCAAGTTTCCATAGCACAAATACGACAAATAATTGCAGGGTTAAAGAAGCAATTAGGAAATTATCAAGGCATACAAAATAATGCTAAAGATTACTTAGTTCTCTTTAGTCAAGCTTCAGTGCCAACTAAAATCGTTTTAAATACCAAAGGTCAGATTTCAGGGTTGCTGTTCCAACCGCCACAAGCCAAAGTCATTAGTCTAGAAAAAGCGATCGCTCAATTTAAAGCTTTACCCGGTCAAGTAAGTTTTCTAGTTCAGGAAAACAAGACGACAAAAGCTGCATTAAATACTACAACACCCCTAGCTGTTGGTTCAGCCTTCAAGCTAGCAGTACTCCAAGCACTGAAATCAGAAATTGCTTCAGGTAAAAGGACTTGGAAAGACATTGTGCAACTGCAACCTAGTGAGAAAAGTTTACCATCTGGAATGTTACAAACATGGCCAGATGGATCGTACTTGACAGTGCAAACACTTGCAGCCTTGATGATTTCTATGAGTGACAATACGGCAACAGATGTATTAATAAACTTGCTTGGACGACAGGAAATTGAGTCTGTATCACCCCGTAACCGTCCCTTCTTAACTACCCGAGAAATATTTATTTTGAAAGGGTTTAGAAATCGGGACTTATTGAAACGTTATCAAACAAGCAACGAATCTCAACGCCGTGCCATCTTGAAAGATATTGTTAACAAGCCACTTCCTGATGTGAATGAATTTGTGGGAACTAACCCAGTTGCTCTGGATGTAGAATGGTTTTTTACAGCAGAAGAACTCTGCAAACTCATGGGACAAGTCGCCGATTTGCCACTGATGAGTATTAATCCTGGTGTTGCCAATGCCGAAAACTGGCAACAGGTGGCGTATAAAGGTGGATCTGAGCCTGGTGTTCTCAATTTGACAACTTGGTTACAGGCAAAGAACGGCAAAAATTACTGTGTGGTTGCTACTGTCAATAACAGCAAGACATCTATAGAAGAGTCGAAATTTATGGCATTGTACAGTGGGGTACTGGCTAAACTAGCAGCTAATAATTAA
- a CDS encoding IS4 family transposase, whose translation MMLVNFEFNNQILNRAQLLLALNQIIPTESIMAAITTTSSTARRQRILPTHVVISLVIAMSFWSSDSIVDVLKNLIQGFNSLQIPFKRRFKIPTSSSISEARQRIGAAVMTRLFEIVAKPLATIKTPGAFLGGLRIMALDGTVFDVPDTETNAKVFGYPGSRPGTNPAFPKARLTFLVEAGTHLIIDIFCCPYRIGERKGALKLLRSVEESMLLMWDRGLHSFKMIHAAIKQKCHILGRVPSHVKFEFVKAFPDGSYLSWLAPDGKSRKKGATKIPVRVIEYIIEVEGVEKVYRLVTDLMDISTFPALLLAQEYHQRWEAENTLDELKVHLNGRKIPIRSKNPREVIQEIYGWLLGHYCIRYLMFQSAAIKGISPLSLSFTSSLRVVRRAIPQFQQQVNHSLENMNIYFSWLIWEILDLQIPPTSGRTNPRVIKKTRSKFKTKKRCHRNNYTPRQQLSFTIFTTAS comes from the coding sequence ATGATGCTAGTTAACTTTGAATTCAACAATCAAATCCTAAATCGGGCACAATTACTGCTGGCTCTTAACCAGATCATCCCTACCGAGTCGATTATGGCAGCGATTACAACAACGAGTAGTACCGCACGGCGTCAAAGAATACTTCCTACACACGTAGTAATCTCTCTAGTAATCGCCATGAGTTTTTGGTCCTCCGATTCAATCGTGGATGTATTGAAAAATCTCATTCAGGGTTTTAATTCTTTGCAAATCCCCTTTAAGAGACGTTTTAAGATACCAACATCTTCATCAATAAGTGAAGCTAGACAACGAATTGGTGCTGCTGTTATGACTCGTTTATTTGAAATTGTTGCAAAACCTTTAGCAACAATTAAAACACCAGGTGCTTTTTTGGGTGGACTGAGAATAATGGCTTTGGATGGCACAGTTTTTGATGTTCCTGATACAGAAACTAATGCTAAAGTATTTGGTTACCCTGGTTCTCGTCCTGGTACAAATCCGGCTTTTCCCAAAGCTAGGTTAACTTTTTTAGTCGAAGCAGGAACTCATTTAATTATCGACATATTTTGTTGTCCATATCGAATTGGAGAGAGAAAAGGAGCTTTAAAGCTATTAAGAAGTGTTGAGGAGAGTATGTTGTTAATGTGGGACAGAGGACTGCACTCATTTAAAATGATTCATGCTGCAATCAAACAAAAATGTCATATTCTTGGTCGCGTGCCATCTCATGTAAAATTTGAGTTTGTTAAAGCTTTTCCTGATGGTTCCTATCTAAGTTGGCTTGCTCCTGATGGAAAGTCAAGAAAGAAGGGAGCGACGAAAATACCTGTTCGTGTCATTGAATATATTATTGAAGTTGAGGGTGTAGAAAAGGTGTATCGTTTAGTAACTGATTTGATGGATATTTCAACTTTTCCTGCATTGCTCTTAGCCCAAGAATACCATCAACGGTGGGAAGCTGAGAACACCTTGGATGAGTTAAAAGTCCATCTGAACGGTCGTAAAATTCCTATCCGCTCGAAGAATCCTCGTGAAGTTATCCAAGAAATTTATGGTTGGTTACTAGGACACTATTGTATACGTTATTTAATGTTTCAAAGTGCAGCAATCAAGGGAATATCTCCCCTAAGTTTAAGTTTTACCAGTTCTCTAAGAGTTGTCAGACGTGCTATTCCTCAGTTTCAACAGCAAGTTAATCATTCTCTTGAGAATATGAATATATATTTTAGCTGGTTAATCTGGGAAATCTTAGACTTACAAATACCACCAACCTCAGGCAGAACTAATCCGAGGGTAATCAAGAAAACTCGTTCTAAATTTAAAACTAAAAAACGATGTCATAGAAATAATTATACTCCCCGGCAACAACTATCTTTTACAATTTTTACAACCGCTAGTTGA
- a CDS encoding bestrophin family ion channel, with translation MREASPSALFGMDWQIQIGKLGTGSRGKMKLIRRSTWLDLAIDFRSSVIRAIWRRVLATMIFAFLIAIAYHKGFAVNQPTLASLIPGVVLGLLLVFRTNTAYDRFWEGCKIWYNLLNACRILCRNIWIMVPVNNPEDLKRKISHIRLVGILIIAIKLHLRNRSIENYEGMQE, from the coding sequence TTGAGAGAAGCGAGTCCTTCTGCTTTGTTTGGTATGGACTGGCAAATACAAATAGGTAAATTAGGTACAGGAAGTCGAGGGAAGATGAAACTCATAAGGAGATCGACGTGGTTAGATTTAGCAATTGATTTCAGAAGTTCTGTGATTCGTGCCATTTGGCGACGAGTACTAGCTACTATGATATTTGCCTTTCTAATTGCGATCGCCTATCATAAAGGGTTTGCCGTCAACCAACCGACTCTCGCTAGCTTAATCCCTGGAGTCGTCCTTGGTCTTTTACTGGTTTTTAGAACAAATACAGCCTATGACAGATTTTGGGAAGGTTGTAAAATTTGGTATAACTTGCTCAATGCCTGTCGTATTTTGTGTCGAAATATTTGGATAATGGTTCCAGTCAATAATCCTGAAGATTTGAAAAGGAAAATCTCTCATATTAGATTAGTAGGAATATTAATAATTGCAATTAAATTACATTTAAGAAACAGAAGTATTGAGAATTACGAAGGGATGCAAGAATAA